From one Mycobacterium colombiense CECT 3035 genomic stretch:
- a CDS encoding TetR/AcrR family transcriptional regulator yields the protein MTGLRERKKADTRRALSDAALRLAFENGLENVTREDVANMAGVSLRTFNNYFSGKYEALAYRQAERMRRSVAVLRQRPADEPLWAALTHAVLEPLEADFGDVHGDENRAPSRQELVEVRKLVMHPQVRNSVPHDLFDELLHVIAERTGTDPDRDLYPRLVMSVVRAVGDAAADAYVRADPPVAITALIREGFAAVSAGLPEPPRKKARHG from the coding sequence GTGACCGGACTCCGCGAGCGCAAGAAGGCCGACACCCGGCGCGCGCTCAGCGACGCCGCGTTGCGACTGGCCTTCGAGAACGGCCTGGAAAACGTGACGCGCGAAGACGTCGCGAACATGGCGGGCGTCTCGCTGCGCACGTTCAACAACTACTTCAGCGGCAAATACGAGGCGCTCGCCTACCGGCAGGCCGAACGCATGCGGCGCAGCGTTGCGGTGCTGCGACAGCGCCCCGCCGACGAACCGCTGTGGGCGGCGCTCACCCATGCGGTGCTCGAACCGTTGGAGGCCGACTTCGGCGACGTGCACGGCGACGAGAACCGCGCGCCCAGCCGCCAAGAGCTTGTCGAGGTCCGCAAGCTCGTCATGCACCCGCAGGTACGAAACTCGGTGCCACACGACCTGTTCGACGAGTTGCTCCACGTGATCGCCGAACGCACGGGCACCGACCCCGACCGTGACCTCTATCCACGATTGGTGATGTCCGTCGTGCGCGCGGTCGGCGACGCCGCCGCCGACGCCTACGTGCGGGCCGACCCGCCGGTGGCCATCACCGCACTGATCCGCGAGGGCTTCGCCGCTGTCAGCGCGGGGCTACCCGAGCCTCCCAGAAAGAAGGCACGCCATGGCTGA